In Candidatus Manganitrophaceae bacterium, the genomic stretch AAGAACGAACGCCTTCTTTCGTACGAGCAATTCATGGCTTGTGTTCATCCTGATGATCGGGCGTCAATAGAAGATACTGTCCATGATGCGTTGTCTGAAAACAAGCTTTACAGCATTGATTACCGTATTATTTTGCCTGATGGACGTGAGCATTTTGTGCAGCAACAGGGGAGACCCGAGTTGAATAGTAAGGGAAAGTCAATCGCCATGCTGGGTACGATCCAGGATATTACGCAACGGAAGGAAGCCGAAGAAGAAATTCGGCTGTTGGCCTACTACGATACCCTGACGGGTTTGCCGAACCGGCAGCTCTTCCTGGATTATTTGACCCGAACCCTGCATCTTGCACAGAGAAATCATCAGAAGCTCGCCTAATGTACCTGGATCTGGATGGGTTCAAGCATATCAATGATACCTTTGGGCACAGTGCGGGGGATGAGTATCTAAAAAAATTTCTAATATCCTGATTAAACAGATAAGGAATTCTGATATTGTGTCCAGGGTTAATATCGGTAAAGAAGTGTTGGTCCCTCTGGCACGGTTGGGAGGTGACGAATTTACAATTCTCCTCACAAACTTTAAAAAGAGAGAGGAAATTATTAAGGTTGCAAAGCGTATTATTGATGCCATATCCAGTCCGGTCGTGGTCAAAGGGCGCGAATTTTATATCTCCGGGAGTATGGGGATCGCCATTTATCCTGAGGATGGTGACAATCCGAACGCACTGTTAAGACAAGCTGATATGGCCATGTATCAGGCAAAAAATCGTGGAGGAAATAGTTTTAATTTTTACTCTGAATCCTTGAATGTCCTCGCACTCAAGCGACTTGACCTGGAGAGCAATTTGCGCAAGGCATTGGAGCGGAATGAGTTGACACTCCATTATCAGCCACAGGTGGATCTTCAGAGTGACAAGATCATCGGTTTTGAAGCATTATTGCGTTGGAATAATACTGAATGGGGATATATTCCTCCTGATGAGTATATTCCTCTCGCGGAAGAGACCGGCTTGATTCTACCCATTGGAGAGTGGGTGCTCCGGACGGCCTGTGCCCAGGCGAAGGTATGGCAAGGGCAACTGGGAGCAGACCTGACGATTTCAGTGAATGTTTTTGCGCCTCAATTTGAACAAGAGGGTTTTGTGAAAACCGTGTCTGGAGTGA encodes the following:
- a CDS encoding PAS domain S-box protein, producing MFGLEKNERLLSYEQFMACVHPDDRASIEDTVHDALSENKLYSIDYRIILPDGREHFVQQQGRPELNSKGKSIAMLGTIQDITQRKEAEEEIRLLAYYDTLTGLPNRQLFLDYLTRTLHLAQRNHQKLA
- a CDS encoding bifunctional diguanylate cyclase/phosphodiesterase: MSRVNIGKEVLVPLARLGGDEFTILLTNFKKREEIIKVAKRIIDAISSPVVVKGREFYISGSMGIAIYPEDGDNPNALLRQADMAMYQAKNRGGNSFNFYSESLNVLALKRLDLESNLRKALERNELTLHYQPQVDLQSDKIIGFEALLRWNNTEWGYIPPDEYIPLAEETGLILPIGEWVLRTACAQAKVWQGQLGADLTISVNVFAPQFEQEGFVKTVSGVIDETGLNPHCLKLELTESILMKNVEEVITRQKRLREVGIGLSIDDFGTGYSSLGYLKRFPIESVKIDKSFVQDILNDPDDALITKAIISLSHSLRLQVIAEGVETEEQLRFLRENQCDAVQGYLISRPLPVEKIVPFFNQRIIAQSSPPPRSAIDLGANRQVA